The genomic stretch agaaaaaatgtgaaacaaaaggcctcaaaatgattttttttgcaaataggcccatattTTCAAGATCCAATCCCTATCCTCATGATATGTAGAGCCCAAAATCCAATTGCCAcgaaattatatgatttatttgattttaaatgaattttattcatttaaaaaagtgattaaaatcaaatattcaaggaaTTATGTAGAGCCCATGAAACATTGGTATCGGTTTACAAATTTTGAAAGTTGTAGTATTTTTCAATTCTTTCATTCTCTTAATAGTTATATTTATAgaaatttaaaacataaaataaaataaataattgtagCTATTAAGTTGTATTAAAGccatataaattaatatacgaGAAGTAAAATTCTCCACACTCGCAACATAATACATAAACACACATGAAATAAGTAGCACACATAGGTCTTATTTAACATATATAAAAGACTAAAACATATAGAGCATAGAACGTAGGATCTAGCTCTATATTATAGTCTGTAATGCTTGACCTATAATATGAAAGATTAATTGCTGGCTTAGATATAGCTAGCGATCGAGTAACTTCTCAATTGGTGTAGTGAGAATGTCTTGCAAGCTATGCTCTACTACATAAGGTTCGTGCGAACCAGGAGGGGGATGTGCGGAGTCATTAGCGTTCCAAAGAAAAACACCATTGAGTTTTGAGTGTTTTTTGAGTTGTATGCAGCCAGCAATAAAAGTCTCTCGTGATATCTTACTATCCTTATTGTCATTCGGGTCGGTGCTAATTCCGGGAAGGACTTTTTGAGGAGGGTAGCCTTTTATTAGATTGTCAAAGATCCCTAAAAAGTCCTTAACTGTGGATACATAATTTTTTTGATTGTAGAATTGATAATCAATCCAATTGATATTGGCATTGTTTGCATAGAACAAATCACGGTAGTGAAGTTCGTTTTTCTCAGATGGAGCAATGGACACCACTTCAATATTCAGGTCATCATCATTCTTGAGTTTTGTTATAACTTCGCCTATGCAGTTAACAAATAGCTCATTACTAGTTTTGATAGTTTCATAATTAATGTCAATGCCATCAATTATGTTGCCGCTTTCACTGCTGTATTTTTCGATGAGCACTTTGAGTGAATTTACAGCCTGCCTAGTCCATACAGTTTCCTCAGCAGGACGGAATGGAGTTTCAACAGCACGACCTCCGATGCTTATCACCACCTTTACATTTGGATTATTTTTCTTGAACTCTTTCACTTTATCTGGACCGAAGTATTCCACATCCCAAGTTTCTTTGAAATTTCCGTTGCCTTTTCCATCTTGGTCATACTCCTCACTTGCAAAGCCCAAAATGAATTGGAATTCAAATCTATTTGAGTTGATGATATCACTTGGAAAATCACGTAAACTTGTTGACGATGGCTTCACACCAATGTATTCACGAAAGATAAATTTAGTCATTGTTACAATTTGAAAAGAGGAGGATATGAGATTAATTGGCTTTTGTGTTGTGGTTTGAATTAATAACCAACTCTTGTTTCCCTTTTATAACACAACGGATCCAATTAACTAATGCAAATAAATCAATCTTGTAGTCTTTGTGCTAACATAACACAAATATATTACTCTAAAATACAAGAAcgttcttataaaaaaataaaaaataaatacaagaaAGTCAATAACGTAATATTCAATGACTAGTTATAATTGAGTTTAAAAAATGACTAATTATAATACAATTACTGGtcgtttagtttatttatttcagTACAATGTGTAATATTCAATGACTAattataattga from Vicia villosa cultivar HV-30 ecotype Madison, WI linkage group LG4, Vvil1.0, whole genome shotgun sequence encodes the following:
- the LOC131599590 gene encoding chitinase 2-like gives rise to the protein MTKFIFREYIGVKPSSTSLRDFPSDIINSNRFEFQFILGFASEEYDQDGKGNGNFKETWDVEYFGPDKVKEFKKNNPNVKVVISIGGRAVETPFRPAEETVWTRQAVNSLKVLIEKYSSESGNIIDGIDINYETIKTSNELFVNCIGEVITKLKNDDDLNIEVVSIAPSEKNELHYRDLFYANNANINWIDYQFYNQKNYVSTVKDFLGIFDNLIKGYPPQKVLPGISTDPNDNKDSKISRETFIAGCIQLKKHSKLNGVFLWNANDSAHPPPGSHEPYVVEHSLQDILTTPIEKLLDR